The Silene latifolia isolate original U9 population chromosome 4, ASM4854445v1, whole genome shotgun sequence region tgcccaagtacttatctatgttctcatatttacttagtgaaatcttcaacacttgttttacatattgcatcttatttaaaacaaatcttaaagattgggggccacccccaccaaatattcaactgatatccaaaattcagttgcaaaatgtgcctttaaatattgagctcaacataacatacaaacctggaaaatctattcctagatcagtatgacataaatgggtcataagccctccaggcaggcaagggacataagccctccgcatgtgcaacaaccccacccataacacattaaacTGGCGCAGATCAAAGACTGGCCTGGCTCGATCGGCTGAAAATCGCTCGATCGTCGAATAATCGGCGATCCAAGACATGTCCAACATCACAAAAGtaccttgtcaaaacacaaaaagaaacaaaacaaagaccaaatatttattcacccaaaataattggtccattccagggacatcccccctggatgagccaaaaatttttttgatatactctaaatattcattccagggacattccccctggatagaccaaaacccaaaagaaaaactaagttatttttgagcgaagaaccgactcacaaccatccaccatttcgatcacggactttgccttggaaggaggagaatccacttcttcttcttgacccatacggCCAAATCGGGATACCGAGCGTCCAAAGccatctcatcccggtccggattccaGTTAGCCCGGTCGATTCTCGGAtctctcatagcatcaacccggcctttcccgaagaagtacCGAAAAGACATCACCAACCGCGCCTCCACCAACTCCTTTTCAAGCAAGCTCCTCGTTTTTCCTTAATTGATCCTGCATTGCACGCTTCTCGCCTTCCAACTCTTGCCCGACGACCTTCTCAAAGCATTCTTTGCAGCCTACCTCACAAACTACAAGCACACGACCGCCTCCTTAGCTGTCCCCAACCGAGATTGAAGTACCACTTCATTACCCCCGGATGTGTGCAGTCACGGTTTAGCCTATCCGACTTTTCCTCCAAATTAGTAACCTTGGCCTCAAGGCGTCCCTAAGCCGACAAGCGAGTGACCCAGCATCCAACCCCTACAtacatacaaaatcaattagccaaatacaaggtaaaacaaaaagcacataaacaattaaaaatatccctttacaactaacctccctagcctgggaagcaagttcgtgcacccttgttacaagagaagtcaaAATAGAAACCACCCcggtagacgactcaagggtactagcagacaatagCGGTCGCTCATCTTTGCGTaaaactcatctatccgagccgggcatcatccatgtcatcaatcctagtaggcacttgccttatactcctgagtGGCTGAGCCGGGATAGGTTGTTTCTCTCCTTCCTCCTCTGCCAAGATATcatcttccctctttcttttcgAGCCCGGACAATCTCCGGTGAAATTACCCGGGAGGATCTTGAAGAGGTCGAATCTCgaaaccaggatatcaagcgttttgtcgctcccactagcttcctggctcttggactgttcagcaatcctagcaaccccagaccttcaaatcctttgcagaaaagctggccagcctagcagaagacctaaatactgaatatataaaaaatatacgtGAATATCAAGCAAAGAACGACAGGAAGATAACGGCCAACATAAAAGCATacagaagacgtacaggaaagagcagtagaactaggcttgcctttgggtactctgaccccagtcagcttggtcttcatataccggggcaacaattccCTGCCCAAACAAGCTGGCCaagtcctctcttcctcaggaatagagaggaaagcatctatccttgcaatagcctcctcgtcaagaggatcatgattccaatcaggagctacaaacattACAAGAACAAAATATACAGGTAAGACTTATATGCCTCACTCTCATTCAATATAACTACAaattaagagtacaggaaacctaccactctccaaaggaggatatctcagataatcaaagcctgatcccagagtctcagtccggataaacaggaaagtctttgcccaactcttgtcatctccagagtccaggttagtaattaatggagacatctttgacttaattctcaaattaaaacgaccaacaacaggatttttaaaatgatatactgccttgatatcattaagagtaatcacaagattgtgtttagcacataaattttctatggaatgaacaagtttccaaaccatcggcataatctgaaaaggtgacacctccatagcacgaatggtgtcaatcattaagggagtaaaacgtaacttacaacctgctttgaatgcccattcgaaaatacagaaccaaccaggtgacacccagttagccctaactggacaagactcaggaatccatacctcagtcgactcaggaattattttcttctcccttagtatcttgtcataatttgttttcaataagttctcttcaggaaagtaaggatccaaagattgaagagCAGTAAAAACAGAATCCTGATACTTGAAAGCCACAAAGACGAGCGGGGAGGGTCAATTTCCCTTACCTCCTCCTCTTGGATGTCTGTGGGTTCAggctcaacagcagcagcagctctCTGGGATGCaggacgttttttggctcccatatttcTAAGTGTTTGATTTATTATGATTGAAATTGTCGAGAAAATACAAAATAGCAGAACAGGATTACTGAGAAGAAgggaagaatttcagaagaatttcagaagaatttcagaagaatttcagaagaatattcagcaaagaaagtggaggaaatttggtgaaaaataaccttgccctaaataccgtatttataggagatgaataacggcatgaaaaacctaggaattgcaaaactgtcagcatgatgtcacttagccgttgcagtgttcaacggtaagtaggagtctaagagtcactgaataaatatgactcttcttattgtttaacccggtaaagttgacatctcacccctggccggatccagcacgggtaaaatgtcaaggggcaattgttaggcccggtTAGCTgtcgaccataacctggcccgacTTAACAAGGCTGATTGATTAAGAcgaggaccggacaaatctaactgttATCTAGCTGTTGAGAAATCTTATAACAAGCAGgccactaaatcctggaagaagagCCTGATGATCGGTATGGAATAGCTTGGCAGAGTATTGAAgtaggctggattaagaagataaaacaAGAAATATAATTGTATAAGTCAAATAaccgtgccctattctcaaggaagaccaagtccaaacttAAAACTATATAATCTATGAATGTGAACGGAAAGAAGAGGAAAGGCTATAAATTGGTTGAGATTGGAACGGGTCAAGCGAGTAaatagggagcatgccctattaatcccaGAATGACTCTATAATGGAGAAAGACGTTGAAGAAAAAGGCAACGGTagcatttgtagaactataaatagcagaatctaacaattgtaaaggCATTCAATCTTAGTCAATTAATTTACACTTTATCTCTTTTTATTCTTGAATATTCAGATATACATACAATATTGTACTCGGTTTATCAAGATAATAAAAACGTTATTCCTTATACTTAAATCTTCCTTTGTTATTTACTCGTATCATTCCagtcatatagaactagataccctgattactatataatcaagccggatccttccaggaaaatcctgctaaaacaatactgaaaggtgctatcgactgaagcacgaaattcaagacatgattgagaatggaacactcccgatcccaactgttaaacccaataacatcaccaatccatttggcgatcacactaactttgtttctgtcgaagacaatgtcgattattcccatcttatccgcacatgtcacttgaaaggggtgtttatcgggaaaatatttgtggattgctttgaattcttgccaaacccgaagaatgaaattcaagtcggaagtcttgctccagaatgtactcctctcgttaacgaatttaataaaagacaattcgattcaccaactttcatcactggcgtagatcctaaGACGACTACCTCGGGATGAAGGCCTACCAttaaagggatcaaggacaagagccgagcatctaagctgacagctgaacaagagaaagctcaagaccagatttgaaaattatgagtcgggatctgttttcttatcttagtcgagtcgagtctaggactttcttttcttgaagttgagtcgtttattccacgatgacctagggtgtgtcctaggaatcgttccttcgagtctgtgaagcatgtgtcattccaataaaagttgcagttcgtttccaaatatgtcttgtttccaatcctcaatcattccgaaacatgataaaatgcacaacacactcaaaggcatccctggggtagaaatatgacCCGTTTCAAAAtggaaggtacactaggatcccgtgtttgatttctttacctattccatgtctggcggtagaaaacctccatctgaaccaatgtttgtgacaagcttttagatgattctatgacaaacccggactagctccttgtttcccctatcgatgatggaaggcaagccttttccccaacaaaatcatcccatctcgaagagagaagatatcaacccgttccaacaaggaattgttagttcttacccaaattagttggcgaagcccagttttcaaggtgtatccatttatgactaagagaatgaatagaagatcattttcaaaaaaaaaaagatgaaaaagaatgagaaaatgagaaaaagagaaaagttgaaaaaatgaaaaaaatgaaaaaagaaaaatgaaaaaaaatgaaaaaaaaagaaaaaaaagaaaaaagaaaaaaagacgaaagaaaaagaaaaaagaaaaaagatgttgaagttattgcagaatgctttttggttgaatgtcgaagttacggaagccagaatttaagtcaagtacccatagttgaggttcaatgggcgaagcccaaaagcgtaagtagtaacctctttaccctctaagtccttcctgagaaggttacaaagggatagtcgggaattttgagaattattccgcttgtgttgttacaacCAGCCTTTatggtccagacatggaaatttgaacccacatcatttttcaacccatttgcactcgtggttcatcaaacccgagacacccattccaaccacatcagcagccatagcacttgaccttagcaccacaaaacgaaccttcagaatgatggtttacctttcaaacctatttttaccaagctctacatcccaaaagatccaagcctttttgtaccaaccctagacacgagatttaacagtaccttacatgctagaatgggatacgacatgataccttaggtgaaaccttcgagtgtgtagacacaattaaaatgccaagtttatgcaccttgatcgaactacgtcggatttgatttcgctccacgcgaatacgtaggcagtccttcagaataagggattcaatccacccatcatccaagttgtcatcttgtcggtttcttacgggtcttaaccaagtccaaatgaagccacctttgtttgagtcggtcttagcactcgatgtaggctaggataaggatataggttcggatgaatagtatcaagtctcagaatgagctttatctaatggtttgggcaaagatgctgagtcacatagatgtgggtttgtgttgggaaccgAAAATataaaaaacccgctgaaaagaaagaaggcgtggaacaaaaaaatagtaaaaggccgctgaaaagaaagaaggcggtggcaagaaatgatgaaactcgctgaaaagaaaggaggcgaggaggagagtgacagaatgttcccaacaaaagtcatgtgtgatgtctaagtgttctcataaaatcagtctgtgtttagtgcctgggcgaagccaacgttgttgctccgtgagtttaatccaccctgtcaatgccaagtgatcttgattcccatgtgccctcgggagcacgcccatgccatacgatatctctgtctcaagtccgatggccttgtgattcccatttgccatcttttggcgccagaatggccaatttacatttctacccccaacaagtcaataattgaatttaaactcgtgcacacttacggttttattttccttttttgttttacggtagcgggctacgcccacgttgtttgcaagtcatacagagtgtccgtgtcatgtttcatgctcacccatcaaggctcgatttcaaaaaaaaaaaaaatttcaaaatttcagaattccaaaaactttttgcgaattgtggatagatgatccaagtagtagaaacttcgggtcgatggcccaattattcaaaattttcaaattcaattttcgggtcgatgacccaatcttttaaatgatccaatttcaagatcgatgatccaaatgtgcttatgtgatgattattgcttgtacattttctgtgtttcaaatatagcaggatatgcttcaactgggggctctaaagtcttcgactttagagccatcgcaaactgggggctctgaagccgttggcttcagagaccattatcaagatgtaaaggatgacatccaccaagaattcaattcgatacaagagtatgaaatggaagaattccgtagctgaaagcaaatgataaaagcggcggcaacctcctcggaaagtcccgtcccattcggacaagcgccagcagatgataaattttgggcaaatgtcagcagatgacgaattttggacaaacgccagcagatgataaactttagGCAAGTGTCAGCagctgccgaactacgacgcgggtttgattccgtcagaaacggatacgtaggcgcctaaggataaggctcaatccaccatatatgcaattttatgggtcgacgaccaacgacgataattcgacacaacagaagcaagagtcaatccccaacgaagtttcaggtatgatctcttcttatggctggcgagcttatatacgcaagtctaatggactataaacgaccgaagaatcctcggtcgagagggactggggtatactttgactttcgccttgtccaagcctcagtcaaagtgggggctctgtagatacccgtatccgtcgatattggaatttatagagaacccgacaaacacccgatgatgataggacacatgtattctttagttgtcattgtcattatttgggttcgttttacgatgtagaataagcgttgtcgacggagtattttattaatttaaatgatatttaaattaaagcttttttaaggtgaattcattttactttattttgaatttattttctcaagtttattttattgaaaataaaatagataattgatttgaaaaatcattttatgagtgtat contains the following coding sequences:
- the LOC141652356 gene encoding uncharacterized protein LOC141652356, whose amino-acid sequence is MEVSPFQIMPMVWKLVHSIENLCAKHNLVITLNDIKAVYHFKNPVVGRFNLRIKSKMSPLITNLDSGDDKSWAKTFLFIRTETLGSGFDYLRYPPLESAPDWNHDPLDEEAIARIDAFLSIPEEERTWPACLGRELLPRYMKTKLTGVRVPKGKPSSTALSLFRSSARLASFSAKDLKVWGC